The following are from one region of the Nostoc cf. commune SO-36 genome:
- a CDS encoding Hsp20 family protein yields MFLLLNYLQNQQVKADLKDGILMLTLPKLEQEQNKVFKVNLGQSQSATASIEAGNGNAQNNITPQ; encoded by the coding sequence ATTTTTCTTTTATTAAATTACTTACAGAATCAACAAGTTAAAGCAGACCTGAAAGATGGGATTTTAATGTTGACTTTACCTAAACTGGAGCAAGAGCAGAACAAGGTATTCAAAGTTAATTTAGGTCAATCTCAAAGTGCTACAGCTTCTATAGAAGCTGGCAATGGTAACGCACAAAACAACATTACACCACAGTAA
- the gyrA gene encoding DNA gyrase subunit A produces MTTSQERIIPIDLRTEMSQSYLDYAMSVIVSRALPDARDGLKPVHRRILYSMHDLNMTPERSYSKCARVVGDVLGRFHPHGDASVYMALVRMAQPFSMGLMLVDGQGNFGSVDGDMPASMRYTECRLQALTSAGLLHDIEYETVDFADNFDGSQQEPTVLPARIPQLLLNGSSGIAVGMATNIPPHNLGELIDALVAVIHNPEITDLELMQYVHGPDFPTGAQILGTSAIREAYTTGRGSITMRGVANIETVEQRGRPDREAIIITELPYQTNKAALIEKIAEMVNEKRLEGIADIRDESDRDGMRVVIELKRDAYPRVVLNNLYKQTPLQANFGANMLALVNSEPQVLTLKQFLTVFLDFRIESIARRTRYELRKAEERDHLLQGLLIALAHLDTIINLIRHAPDAPTAKGELITNYGLSEVQADAILQMQLRRLTALEADKIRLEHDELQAKITDLQDILARRERVLEIIETEVAQLKTNFATPRRTIITHAEGEIDERDLIANEKAIILLTQQGYIKRMPVNTFEAQSRATRGKAAAKVKDDDTVEHFLTCCDHDSVLFFSDRGVVYCLKAYQIPVGSRTSRGTPIVQMLPIPKEEKITSIVPVDEFSDDEYLVMLTKGGNIKKTALAAFSNIRANGLIAISLEEGDQLRWVRRARVEDSIIIGSRLGMAIHFRCTHEQLRPLGRATRGVKSMKLKKGDELVGMDIIPAAILDTLDTGTEESEIEEIETEDIENVEETTEVEVTGIVGPWVLVITMGGYGKRVPVAQFRLQNRAGQGLMATKFKNRKTKDKLATLRIVNNDDDEIMMVTNRGIIIRQAVNAISIQSRSATGVRVQRLDEDDAITGVAIVPPDAVDAEEAE; encoded by the coding sequence ATGACAACCTCACAGGAGAGGATTATCCCGATAGACTTGCGAACCGAAATGTCGCAGTCGTACCTCGACTACGCCATGAGCGTGATCGTCTCGCGCGCGCTTCCCGACGCCCGGGACGGGCTGAAGCCGGTTCACCGTCGCATCCTGTATTCGATGCACGACCTGAACATGACGCCCGAGCGCAGCTATTCGAAATGCGCCCGCGTGGTCGGTGACGTACTGGGCCGGTTCCACCCTCATGGCGACGCCTCGGTCTATATGGCCCTGGTGCGGATGGCGCAGCCGTTCTCGATGGGGCTGATGCTGGTCGACGGCCAGGGCAACTTCGGTTCGGTCGACGGCGATATGCCCGCCTCGATGCGTTACACCGAATGCCGTTTACAAGCTTTAACTAGTGCTGGTCTACTGCACGACATCGAGTATGAAACCGTAGATTTCGCCGATAACTTCGACGGCTCCCAGCAAGAACCTACAGTATTACCAGCACGGATTCCCCAATTATTGCTCAACGGTTCCTCTGGGATTGCCGTGGGTATGGCTACCAACATTCCGCCGCACAATTTGGGCGAATTGATTGATGCTTTGGTGGCTGTAATCCATAATCCCGAAATCACCGATCTCGAATTAATGCAGTATGTCCACGGCCCAGATTTTCCAACTGGGGCGCAAATTTTAGGCACATCTGCCATTCGAGAAGCTTACACTACTGGGCGCGGTTCTATTACCATGCGTGGTGTCGCTAACATTGAAACCGTTGAACAACGGGGAAGACCAGATAGAGAAGCAATTATCATCACCGAATTGCCCTATCAAACCAATAAAGCGGCGCTGATTGAAAAAATCGCCGAAATGGTGAATGAGAAGCGGCTAGAGGGCATTGCAGATATCCGCGATGAAAGCGATCGCGACGGGATGCGAGTTGTCATCGAACTTAAGCGTGATGCTTATCCTCGCGTCGTGCTGAACAACCTCTACAAGCAAACGCCACTGCAAGCCAACTTCGGGGCCAATATGCTGGCGTTGGTGAATAGCGAACCCCAAGTCCTCACCCTCAAGCAGTTCTTAACCGTCTTCTTAGATTTCCGCATCGAATCCATTGCCAGACGCACCCGCTACGAACTGCGAAAAGCCGAGGAACGCGACCATCTTTTACAAGGGTTATTGATTGCTTTAGCCCATTTAGATACCATTATTAACTTAATTCGCCATGCCCCTGACGCACCCACAGCCAAAGGTGAATTGATTACAAACTACGGACTCTCCGAAGTGCAAGCCGACGCAATTTTGCAAATGCAACTGCGCCGCTTGACTGCCCTCGAAGCAGATAAAATTCGTCTAGAACACGATGAATTACAAGCGAAAATCACCGACTTGCAAGATATTTTGGCACGTCGGGAGAGAGTGCTAGAAATTATTGAAACCGAAGTCGCGCAACTAAAAACTAACTTTGCCACACCCAGACGCACAATTATTACCCACGCCGAAGGGGAAATCGATGAACGTGACCTAATTGCCAACGAAAAAGCAATTATTCTGTTAACACAGCAAGGTTACATCAAACGGATGCCCGTCAACACCTTCGAGGCGCAAAGCCGCGCCACCAGAGGTAAAGCCGCCGCCAAGGTCAAAGACGATGACACCGTAGAACATTTCTTAACTTGTTGTGATCACGATAGTGTTTTATTCTTTAGCGATCGCGGCGTAGTTTACTGCCTCAAAGCCTATCAAATTCCCGTGGGTTCCCGCACCAGTCGAGGTACACCCATTGTCCAAATGCTACCCATTCCCAAAGAAGAAAAAATCACCTCCATTGTCCCCGTTGACGAATTCAGCGACGACGAATATTTAGTCATGCTCACCAAAGGTGGCAATATTAAGAAAACGGCCTTAGCCGCTTTTAGTAATATTCGGGCTAACGGTTTAATTGCTATTTCCTTAGAAGAAGGGGATCAACTGCGGTGGGTACGCCGCGCTAGAGTTGAAGACAGTATCATCATTGGTTCCCGTCTGGGGATGGCAATACACTTTAGATGTACCCACGAACAACTGCGGCCTCTTGGTAGGGCGACGCGGGGTGTGAAATCGATGAAACTCAAAAAGGGTGATGAACTCGTAGGGATGGATATTATTCCCGCCGCTATTTTAGACACACTCGACACGGGAACGGAAGAGTCAGAAATAGAAGAAATCGAAACCGAAGATATCGAAAATGTGGAAGAAACCACAGAAGTAGAAGTAACAGGTATTGTCGGCCCTTGGGTGTTGGTAATTACAATGGGAGGATATGGTAAGCGCGTCCCAGTTGCCCAGTTCCGCCTGCAAAACCGTGCTGGTCAGGGTTTAATGGCGACGAAGTTCAAAAACCGCAAAACTAAAGACAAGCTGGCAACCCTACGCATTGTCAACAATGATGATGATGAAATCATGATGGTGACAAATCGCGGTATTATCATCCGTCAAGCCGTAAATGCGATTTCTATCCAATCGCGATCGGCGACTGGGGTAAGAGTGCAGCGTTTAGATGAAGACGACGCTATTACTGGAGTGGCAATAGTTCCACCTGATGCTGTCGATGCAGAAGAAGCAGAGTAA
- a CDS encoding Rieske (2Fe-2S) protein translates to MSWTKVLAVEALSPGARQVVKVGNRKILVLNHENQLYAVDNNCPHLKLPLKSGKITESGAIVCTFHRSAFDLRTGEVQEWCSWPPGVGKVLSLVSQQKALPVFPIRVEEGSIWVDVQEE, encoded by the coding sequence ATGAGCTGGACTAAAGTTCTTGCAGTCGAAGCACTTTCCCCAGGTGCGCGACAAGTGGTGAAAGTTGGCAACCGGAAAATTCTGGTTTTGAATCACGAAAATCAGCTTTATGCTGTAGATAACAACTGTCCTCACTTAAAATTACCCTTGAAAAGTGGGAAAATCACTGAAAGCGGGGCAATTGTTTGTACCTTCCATCGCAGTGCTTTTGACCTGCGGACTGGTGAGGTACAAGAATGGTGTTCCTGGCCGCCTGGTGTAGGTAAGGTACTCTCGTTGGTTTCACAACAAAAAGCATTACCAGTATTTCCTATTCGTGTAGAAGAAGGCAGTATTTGGGTTGATGTACAAGAGGAATAG
- a CDS encoding vWA domain-containing protein, whose protein sequence is MIKTSYEFDQSILPAGSSLKTNILLRFRADIAKSPRRNLNLSLVIDRSGSMAGAPLHHALKAAESVVDQLESDDILSVVVYDDEVDSVVPPQAVTNKAALKNSIRKVRAGGITNLSGGWLKGCEHVKTQLDPQKINRVLLLTDGHANMGIQDPKILTATSAQKAEEGIITTTLGFAQGFNEDLLIGMARAATGNFYFIQSIDEATEVFSIELDSLRAVVGQNLKVTLELADGVSLVDTLSLAKVSQNDAGQAVITLGELYEGEDKLLGLSLLISSAQIGDLPVMKLHYSADVVQDDVIQSVSGTVDVVAKVSTVEEAAFAATSHIILELSRLTIAKAKETSLNLAEHGKHQEAEQTLRALVKDLRDKGLNENFEIAEEIDQLEYFAGRIAQKALGNAGRKEMRDQTYQTMTRNRSDLVGRGVTTGDEVYAMSIVNEVGSGVELYCVREGGKLRVKVVSKGYDSTKNIQFPRAIRAEGARYVVEGLELSSDATFYRVRGNITRFAQPGETDIFVAPRQSNRANTGKASKGPASAADLPTSDSVGDSILVQCVKDGSKLRARVVSDGYEPDWNMRFPRSVREEGMLYVVDEVKTAPDGKSYIACGEIKRFVQPT, encoded by the coding sequence ATGATTAAGACAAGTTACGAATTTGACCAGTCTATCCTCCCCGCAGGATCTTCATTAAAGACTAATATTCTGCTACGTTTTCGTGCTGACATAGCTAAATCTCCCCGACGTAACCTTAACCTTTCTCTTGTAATTGACCGTTCCGGCTCTATGGCAGGCGCTCCCTTGCATCACGCACTCAAAGCCGCTGAGTCTGTGGTAGATCAACTTGAGTCTGATGACATTCTCTCAGTAGTTGTTTACGACGATGAAGTAGACAGTGTTGTGCCACCCCAGGCTGTGACTAACAAAGCCGCACTGAAAAATTCTATTCGCAAAGTGAGAGCAGGCGGTATTACCAACTTATCGGGGGGATGGCTCAAAGGCTGCGAACACGTAAAAACGCAACTCGATCCGCAAAAAATCAACCGTGTTCTCCTGCTTACCGATGGTCACGCCAATATGGGCATTCAAGACCCCAAAATACTGACGGCGACATCGGCGCAAAAAGCTGAGGAAGGCATTATCACAACTACGTTAGGTTTTGCTCAGGGTTTCAATGAAGACCTGCTCATTGGTATGGCAAGAGCCGCCACGGGCAACTTCTACTTCATTCAGAGCATCGACGAAGCAACTGAAGTGTTTAGCATTGAGTTAGACAGTCTTAGAGCAGTAGTGGGACAAAACCTCAAGGTGACACTTGAATTGGCTGATGGTGTCAGCCTGGTTGATACTTTAAGTCTGGCTAAAGTTAGCCAGAATGACGCTGGTCAAGCTGTCATCACCTTGGGAGAGCTTTACGAGGGCGAAGACAAACTCCTCGGTTTAAGTCTGCTGATCTCAAGCGCTCAAATTGGTGATTTACCTGTGATGAAGTTGCATTACAGCGCCGATGTTGTGCAAGATGACGTTATTCAAAGCGTTTCAGGTACAGTCGATGTCGTTGCCAAAGTTAGCACCGTTGAGGAAGCAGCTTTTGCTGCTACAAGCCATATCATTCTGGAACTGAGCCGCCTTACCATTGCTAAAGCTAAAGAGACTAGCCTTAATCTCGCTGAACATGGCAAGCATCAGGAAGCTGAACAAACCCTGCGGGCGCTTGTGAAAGATTTGCGAGATAAAGGGTTGAACGAGAATTTTGAAATTGCTGAAGAAATCGATCAGCTTGAGTATTTTGCAGGTCGGATTGCCCAAAAAGCTCTAGGCAATGCCGGACGGAAAGAGATGCGGGATCAGACTTACCAAACAATGACGCGTAATCGCAGCGATTTGGTGGGTCGCGGTGTCACTACTGGCGATGAAGTGTACGCCATGTCGATTGTGAATGAAGTCGGTTCCGGTGTTGAATTGTACTGCGTTCGTGAAGGGGGTAAACTGCGGGTGAAAGTCGTGTCTAAAGGCTACGATTCAACCAAGAACATCCAGTTTCCTCGGGCCATTCGTGCCGAGGGGGCACGCTATGTTGTTGAAGGATTGGAACTTTCAAGCGATGCCACTTTCTATCGGGTACGTGGTAACATTACCCGTTTTGCTCAACCCGGTGAAACAGATATCTTCGTTGCCCCTAGACAATCCAATCGAGCTAACACAGGTAAAGCTTCCAAAGGCCCTGCCAGTGCTGCTGATCTTCCCACATCTGACAGTGTAGGGGACAGCATTTTAGTTCAGTGTGTTAAAGATGGCAGCAAGCTCCGTGCAAGGGTAGTTTCCGACGGATATGAACCGGATTGGAATATGCGTTTTCCGCGATCGGTGCGCGAGGAAGGTATGCTTTACGTCGTTGATGAAGTCAAAACCGCACCTGACGGCAAGTCTTATATTGCCTGTGGTGAAATTAAGCGATTTGTCCAACCCACTTGA
- the gap gene encoding type I glyceraldehyde-3-phosphate dehydrogenase, with translation MTKLKVGINGFGRIGRLVLRAGIDNPNIEFIGINDLVPPDNLAYLLKYDSTHGRLKHKVEAKEDGILIDGHFIPCVSMRNPAELPWGKLGADYVVEATGLFTDHEGAANHLKAGAKRVVISAPTKDPDRVTTLLMGVNHHLFDPSKDIIVSNASCTTNCLAPIAKVINDNFGLTEGLMTTVHAMTATQPTVDGPSKKDWRGGRGASQNIIPSSTGAAKAVALVLPELKGRLTGMALRVPTPDVSVVDLTFKTAKATTYKEICAAMKEAAGGSLAGILGYTDEEVVSTDFQGDTHSSIFDAGAGIELNSNFFKVIAWYDNEWGYSNRVIDLMLSMSQKEKLAPTDAVV, from the coding sequence TTGACTAAATTGAAGGTTGGTATCAATGGCTTCGGTCGAATCGGGCGACTTGTGCTTCGCGCTGGCATCGATAATCCCAACATTGAGTTTATAGGTATTAACGACCTAGTACCACCAGATAACCTCGCTTACCTATTAAAGTACGACTCAACCCACGGCAGATTAAAGCACAAGGTTGAAGCTAAGGAAGATGGTATCCTCATTGACGGCCACTTCATTCCTTGCGTGTCGATGAGAAATCCAGCAGAGTTACCTTGGGGGAAATTAGGTGCAGATTATGTGGTGGAAGCTACCGGACTCTTCACTGACCACGAAGGAGCCGCAAACCACCTGAAAGCAGGTGCAAAGCGAGTGGTAATTTCTGCTCCCACCAAAGATCCAGATAGAGTTACTACCCTGTTAATGGGTGTCAATCATCACCTATTTGATCCCAGCAAGGATATCATTGTCTCCAATGCTAGCTGCACTACAAACTGTCTAGCTCCCATAGCTAAGGTCATCAATGATAACTTTGGGTTGACCGAAGGGTTAATGACCACAGTCCATGCCATGACCGCCACTCAGCCAACTGTAGACGGCCCCAGTAAGAAAGACTGGCGGGGTGGTAGAGGTGCAAGCCAGAATATTATTCCCTCTTCGACAGGCGCAGCTAAAGCTGTAGCATTGGTTTTACCAGAATTGAAGGGCAGGTTGACTGGTATGGCATTGCGAGTTCCGACTCCCGATGTCTCTGTAGTTGATTTAACTTTCAAAACTGCCAAAGCTACTACTTATAAAGAAATCTGTGCTGCCATGAAGGAGGCTGCCGGAGGTTCACTAGCAGGTATTTTGGGTTACACAGATGAAGAAGTAGTTTCTACAGATTTTCAAGGCGATACCCATTCTAGTATCTTCGACGCAGGGGCTGGGATTGAGTTGAACTCTAACTTCTTTAAGGTAATTGCCTGGTATGACAACGAATGGGGCTACTCGAATCGCGTGATTGACCTGATGTTGTCTATGTCACAAAAGGAAAAACTCGCACCGACAGATGCTGTGGTTTGA
- a CDS encoding transaldolase yields MSKNLLEQLRQVTVVVADTGDIQAIEKFTPRDATTNPSLITAAAQMPEYQGIVDQTLLQAKKDAGAGANQAQIVSLAFDRLAVAFGLKILQIIPGRVSTEVDARLSYDTEATLTKARDLIAQYKAAGIGRDRVLIKIASTWEGIRAAEILEKEGIHCNLTLLFGLHQAIACAEAGITLISPFVGRILDWYKKDTGRDSYPATEDPGVLSVTKIYNYYKKFGYKTEVMGASFRNLGEITELAGSDLLTISPSLLTELQSTIGELPRKLDPAKAASLEIEKISVDKATYDKMHAADRMATDKLDEGIKGFTKALEDLEKLLADRLVRLEGEVVASH; encoded by the coding sequence ATGTCTAAGAATTTACTAGAACAACTGCGACAAGTGACTGTTGTGGTCGCAGACACAGGGGATATCCAGGCAATTGAAAAGTTCACACCCCGAGATGCCACCACCAATCCTTCGCTGATTACTGCTGCGGCGCAAATGCCAGAATATCAGGGAATTGTCGATCAAACTTTACTCCAAGCGAAGAAAGATGCTGGAGCCGGAGCCAACCAAGCACAGATTGTTTCTCTAGCTTTTGACCGTTTGGCAGTTGCCTTTGGATTAAAGATTTTGCAAATTATTCCCGGTCGCGTATCTACGGAAGTCGATGCTCGTTTGTCCTACGATACCGAAGCTACCCTGACTAAGGCACGGGACTTAATTGCTCAGTATAAAGCTGCTGGAATTGGCCGCGATCGCGTTTTAATTAAAATCGCCAGCACTTGGGAAGGTATTCGCGCTGCGGAAATTCTCGAAAAAGAAGGTATTCACTGTAACCTTACCTTGTTGTTTGGTCTTCACCAAGCGATCGCCTGTGCAGAAGCTGGCATTACCCTAATTTCTCCCTTCGTCGGCCGGATTCTCGACTGGTACAAAAAAGATACCGGACGCGATAGCTACCCAGCAACTGAAGATCCAGGAGTTTTGTCCGTCACCAAAATCTACAACTACTACAAGAAATTCGGCTATAAAACCGAAGTTATGGGAGCTAGCTTCCGCAACCTTGGTGAAATAACTGAACTTGCAGGTAGCGATTTGTTGACAATTTCACCATCCCTTTTGACTGAATTGCAGTCAACTATTGGAGAATTGCCACGCAAACTTGACCCCGCCAAAGCAGCAAGCTTGGAAATTGAAAAGATATCCGTTGACAAAGCTACTTATGACAAGATGCACGCCGCAGACCGTATGGCAACCGACAAACTAGATGAGGGCATCAAAGGTTTCACCAAGGCATTAGAAGACCTTGAAAAACTTTTAGCAGACCGACTAGTTCGCCTTGAAGGAGAGGTAGTAGCAAGTCATTAG
- the pyk gene encoding pyruvate kinase, with amino-acid sequence MRRTKIICTVGPATSAPEKLQALVKAGMNVARLNFSHGAYEFHAQTAHYLRQISNEQQKPIAIMQDLCGPKIRLGTLPPEGLNLEAGTEVTFVLQEKGDSIDELPLPLPTLFAMVRPGEPILINDGRVKLIVTARDADHIRAQVKIGGLISTHKGVNLPQTPLPVSSITEKDLLDLRFGIQLGVDWVAVSFVRSPQDLEPARRMIEAAGASIRLIAKIERAEAVENFDSILKVADAIMIARGDLGVEVPIHEVPLIQKDIIRRCNRAGKPVITATQMLESMISAPDPTRAEATDVANSILDGTDAVMLSGETAVGQYPIAAVEMMHNIAVRTEQALDEGSKHAWCHEAGSLSVTESVAESVCRIAYETGSRAILCNTSSGNTARMVSKYRPTSPIIALTPDITAYRQLALSWGVEALLIPPVHNAEEMFTNVVNTVVDMGLANKGDKVVITSGVPIGKSGTTSLIKVHSIGQPISA; translated from the coding sequence ATGCGTCGAACCAAAATCATTTGTACTGTTGGCCCGGCTACATCTGCACCCGAAAAGCTGCAAGCTTTAGTAAAAGCTGGAATGAATGTGGCGCGGCTGAATTTTTCTCACGGGGCTTATGAATTCCACGCCCAAACTGCTCACTATCTTAGACAAATTAGTAATGAGCAGCAAAAGCCGATCGCAATTATGCAAGACTTGTGTGGCCCCAAGATTCGTTTGGGAACTTTACCACCGGAAGGGTTAAATTTAGAAGCTGGTACTGAAGTCACCTTTGTTTTGCAAGAAAAGGGTGACAGTATCGACGAACTACCTCTACCATTGCCGACTTTGTTCGCAATGGTGCGACCAGGCGAACCGATTTTGATTAATGATGGCCGCGTCAAGTTGATTGTTACTGCTCGCGATGCCGATCACATTCGCGCCCAAGTAAAAATTGGCGGGTTAATTTCTACGCACAAAGGAGTAAACCTACCACAAACTCCTTTACCTGTTAGTTCTATTACCGAAAAAGACTTGCTGGATCTGCGCTTTGGCATTCAGTTGGGTGTAGACTGGGTGGCTGTATCCTTTGTGCGATCGCCACAAGACTTAGAACCCGCACGACGGATGATTGAAGCTGCTGGCGCTTCCATCCGCTTAATTGCCAAAATCGAAAGGGCAGAGGCAGTAGAGAATTTTGACTCCATTCTAAAAGTTGCCGACGCAATTATGATTGCTCGTGGCGATTTAGGGGTAGAAGTACCAATTCACGAAGTACCCTTAATTCAAAAAGATATTATTCGTCGCTGCAATCGTGCTGGCAAACCGGTGATTACAGCCACCCAAATGCTAGAGTCGATGATTAGCGCCCCCGATCCCACCCGCGCCGAAGCAACCGATGTTGCCAACTCTATCTTAGATGGTACGGATGCAGTAATGCTTTCTGGTGAAACAGCTGTCGGGCAATATCCCATCGCTGCCGTCGAGATGATGCACAACATCGCTGTGCGGACAGAACAGGCTCTAGATGAGGGTAGCAAACATGCTTGGTGTCATGAAGCAGGCAGTCTCAGTGTTACTGAATCTGTAGCAGAATCCGTGTGTCGCATCGCTTATGAAACAGGTTCACGGGCAATTCTCTGTAACACTTCATCAGGAAATACGGCGAGAATGGTGTCTAAATATCGCCCTACTTCTCCGATTATTGCCCTTACCCCTGACATCACCGCTTATCGCCAACTAGCGCTTTCTTGGGGTGTAGAAGCTTTGCTGATCCCACCAGTCCACAATGCCGAAGAGATGTTTACCAATGTGGTGAACACAGTTGTAGATATGGGTCTAGCGAATAAGGGCGATAAAGTAGTGATTACCTCTGGTGTTCCAATTGGTAAATCAGGAACAACTAGCTTAATCAAAGTGCATTCCATTGGACAGCCAATTTCTGCATAA